The following coding sequences lie in one Metopolophium dirhodum isolate CAU chromosome 5, ASM1992520v1, whole genome shotgun sequence genomic window:
- the LOC132944376 gene encoding N-acetylglucosamine-6-phosphate deacetylase, whose amino-acid sequence MNIVTKYFNCNILKDGKILAHDLWVVDGQIANPEIIFYDNKKIPDIEIDCLGSLITPGFIDLQINGAFGVDFTHHNGDGLDIVRKGLLKYGVTGFCPTIVSTTSSNYHQILPKFKRCRGDEQGAAVLGAHVEGPFISRLKHGAHSLSNIKTLENSNLIDTYGCLDNIEIVTLAPELNGSMEVIKLLSNNGIVVSLGHTSSNMETSIQAVNNGATFITHLFNAMLSFHHRDPGLIGLIACPPSVEKPLFFGIIADGTHTHPAALKIAHKVNPKGLVLVTDALSAIGLPDGIHHLGDEQIEVKNSKAYIANTNTLCGSVTSLDECMRYFIESTNCSVAEAIETVTLHPAQVLGIQQSKGTLNYGADADFVFLGHKLNVQSTWINGQCVFEHNSGAGYIVKKTT is encoded by the exons ATGAATATTGTTACTAAGTATTTTAACtgcaatattttaaaagatgGAAAAATTCTTGCACACGACCTATGGGTCGTGGATGGTCAAATAGCAAAtccagaaattatattttatgacaataaaaaaattccaGACATTGAAATTGATTGCCTAGGATCTTTAATAACTCCTGGATTTATAGATTTGCAAATCAACG gaGCTTTTGGAGTTGATTTTACTCACCATAATGGTGATGGACTTGATATAGTTAGAAAAGGATTATTAAAATACGGCGTTACTGGATTTTGTCCTACTATAGTCTCAACAACCAGTTCAAATTACCATCAA atattACCAAAGTTCAAACGCTGTCGTGGTGATGAACAAGGAGCTGCAGTTTTAGGGGCACACGTTGAAGGTCCATTCATTAGTAGACTGAAACATGGGGCACATAGTCTTTCTAATATAAAAACCTTAGAAAATTCTAACTTGATAGATACTTATGGTTGCTTAGATAATATAGAAATAGTTACTCTAGCTCCTGAACTTAATGGTTCAATGGAGGTAATCAAACTTTTATCTAATAACGGCATTGTAGTATCATTAGGACACACATCATCAAATATGGAAACTAGTATACAAGCAGTAAACAATGGCGCTacatttattacacatttatttaaTGCAATGCTTTct TTTCATCATAGAGATCCAGGGTTGATTGGACTCATAGCATGTCCACCTAGCGTCGAGAAGCCATTATTTTTTGGTATTATAGCTGATGGTACTCATACACATCCAGCAGCATTAAAAATTGCCCATAAAGTCAACCCTAAAGGACTTGTGTTGGTAACAGATGCATTGTCAGCTATTGGGCTACCAGATGGTATTCATCATTTGGGCGATGAACAGATAGAAGTAAAGAATTCAAAAGCATACATAGCAAACACAAATACATTATGTGGTAGTGTGACTTCTTTAGATGAATGTATGAGATATTTTATTGAATCGACAA aTTGTAGTGTTGCTGAAGCAATTGAGACAGTAACTTTACATCCAGCTCAAGTTTTAGGGATACAACAATCTAAAGGCACACTTAACTACGGAGCTGAtgctgattttgtatttttgggacataaattaaatgttcaatcaacTTGGATCAATGGACAGTGTGTGTTTGAACATAATAGTGGAGCTGgttatattgtgaaaaaaactacataa
- the LOC132944379 gene encoding ER membrane protein complex subunit 10, giving the protein MLKQKNFNKMHYKLICLFCSVLSGIYCSDTSYDSISDVYLEHELIPNAGFTKRSSILVNLESRNDVVSTTTINDSDIQLLKQLASKNELYRLKVTVRTLSGKETRFLTFTRACLIVGSKLNDILTLHLDHLDSPFAVNLATTSNNCNSNELDTSNFTTTVFFRRPESSPVPDTATYIQKMERERDAREKGKSSNNKSMLGKYWMYILPLVIFMMIAGASNPEARQ; this is encoded by the exons AT gttaaaacaaaaaaacttcaACAAGATGCATTATAAACTAATATGCTTATTTTGTTCAGTGTTAAGTGGTATTTACTGTTCT GATACAAGTTATGATTCAATATCTGACGTTTATTTAGAACATGAGTTGATTCCCAATGCTGGTTTCACCAAACGCAGTTCTATTCTTGTCAATTTGGAGTCTAGGAACGATGTTGtatctactactactattaATGATTCagacatacaattattaaaa cAATTAGCATCTAAAAATGAACTATACAGATTAAAAGTCACCGTTAGAACATTGTCTGGCAAAGAAACACGTTTTCTCACTTTTACTAGGGCATGCCTTATAGTTGGAtctaaattaaatgatattttaacaCTACATTTGGATCATTTAGACTCTCCATTTGCGGTTAACTTAGCTACTACGTCTAACAACTGCAACAGCAATGAATTGGACACAAGTAACTTTACAACTACAGTATTTTTCAGAAGACCAGAAAGCAGTCCAGT ACCCGATACTGCAACTTATATTCAGAAGATGGAACGTGAGCGTGATGCCAGGGAAAAAGGTAAATCAAGCAATAACAAATCAATGCTCggaaaatat TGGATGTATATATTACCATTAGTCATATTTATGATGATTGCTGGTGCATCAAACCCAGAAGCAAGACAGTAA
- the LOC132944378 gene encoding activating transcription factor of chaperone, protein MVPPSRTYQRKSSAAYFSLHIIIYPIHYKMSGMSQVVQPSCSLLLSNEPATALSSKAICNLNDTEWDKLTRSDMAGKLLDYLDKLYDKNDESETITDWLNEEKFIDLPIFDDFMTNTSPNNIEMKPMEYQKFVPSNKAIQYQPYPTQQYAPMYCHETSIQPKFNYVPPTSLTPPESPKDTDVLMSMLDDMQPEELSQLVVDEDTLSDFMSSDASSHTDSYSDITTKRDKPYSPKAPNEEKRLRKKEQNKNAATRYRMKKKAEIKESVVEEKQLLQRNDTLKDEAKELAREIKYLKSLLRDVYKAKGLLN, encoded by the exons ATGGTGCCACCATCAAGAACATATCAACGAAAATCATCAGCAGCATATTTTTCacttcatataataatatacccaatCCATTACAAAATGTCAGGAATGTCGCAAGTAGTACAACCAAGCTGCTCGTTGCTTTTAAGCAACGAGCCAGCAACTGCTCTTTCTTCCAAAgcaatatgtaatttaaacgACACAGAATGGGATAAGCTAACAAGGAGTGACATGGCTGGAAAATTATTAGATTACCTAGACAAATTGTACGATAAAAACGatg aatctgAAACTATCACAGATTGGTTAAATGAAGAAAAATTCATTGACCTTCCAATATTTGATGATTTCATGACAAACACCTCTCCAAACAACATTGAAATGAAACCAATGGAATATCAGAAGTTTGTCCCTTCCAACAAAGCTATCCAGTATCAACCATATCCTACCCAACAGTATGCACCTATGTACTGCCATGAAACGTCCATTCAGCCAAAATTCAACTATGTTCCACCCACTTCATTGACACCACCTGAAAGTCCCAAAGATACAGATGTCCTAATGTCTATGCTAGATGATATGCAACCAGAAGAACTCAGTCAGTTGGTAGTCGACGAAGACACATTATCAGACTTTATGTCATCAGACGCTAGTAGCCATACCGATTCATACAGTGATATAACAACTAAACGAGACAAACCATACTCTCCAAAGGCACCCAACGAAGAAAAGCGATTACGCAAaaaagaacaaaacaaaaatgcaGCTACAAGGTACAGGATGAAGAAAAAAGCTGAAATCAAGGAATCTGTAGTAGAAGAGAAACAACTTTTGCAAAGAAATGATACACTCAAGGACGAAGCTAAAGAACTGGCTAGAGAAATTAAGTATTTGAAATCACTGTTGAGGGATGTTTACAAAGCCAAGGGACTATTgaattga